TCGGTCTGCACACCAACACCGGCAATGACGGCCAGGCTTTTGACGAGGCCCGCACCGGGCTGGACCACGTCGCGCTCAACGTTGCATCGCGCGACGAACTCGAATCCTGGACGGCGCGGCTGGACGAACTCGGCATCGAACACTCGGGTATCAGATCCGGGGACCAGCCGTTCCCATTTTCGACGGTGGTGTTCCGCGACCCCGACAACATCCAGCTCGAGCTGTTTGCTGTCGGTTGACCGCGGCTGGCGCGCCTTTGAGCAGGGAGTTTCACCGTCACGTGGATTTCCGTTATTTGCGAAGTCGCAATGAGGGTCCCTACTGTCGGGTGGCATGTTGCGACAGGGAGAGCTGAATTGCGGTTGATCGGGCGTACGACGGCACCGCTGGCCGCCGTCCTTCTGGCTCTTGTCATGTTCAGTGGTGCTCACGCCTCCGCGGTTCCGGCCGGGGACTTTCCCGACGGCCTGAACTTCGGCGGGCTGCAGCGCAACTATCTGGTCCATGTGCCGCCGGGTATAGAGCAGCCGACGGGGCTGGTGATCAACCTGCACGGGGCCGGAATGACCGCCGGT
The sequence above is drawn from the Mycobacterium gallinarum genome and encodes:
- a CDS encoding VOC family protein; the protein is MEPDVSERPVPGVTGIHHFSITVTDLEASLAWYQRLLGAERVPMKFPHYGCEDTGYGELLVEPRSGVVIGLHTNTGNDGQAFDEARTGLDHVALNVASRDELESWTARLDELGIEHSGIRSGDQPFPFSTVVFRDPDNIQLELFAVG